In the genome of Leeuwenhoekiella sp. MAR_2009_132, one region contains:
- a CDS encoding nucleotidyl transferase AbiEii/AbiGii toxin family protein: MENKIINIDTVAQVAIALKDLKSKMIFVGGAIVSLYTDDPSAEEIRPTQDIDLTTELVTYTDLLNLQEKLSELKIYPDPNAGDIISYLFNNIAIDIVPGKDGLTGPANKWYSYGFKDIRKTFAKDQEIQIFSPAVFIATKFEAFHSRGSDFRTSHDFEDIINVLNNCTYIVEDISKAHRDVIYYLQNELSVIMESPLKNELLAAHIHPLIREERIIILEEKINKILAFRV; encoded by the coding sequence ATGGAAAATAAAATCATAAATATAGACACCGTTGCACAAGTTGCAATAGCGTTAAAAGATCTCAAATCGAAAATGATCTTTGTGGGTGGTGCGATAGTCAGTTTATATACTGATGATCCAAGTGCAGAGGAGATACGCCCTACACAGGATATCGATCTCACCACTGAACTGGTAACGTATACCGATCTATTAAATCTTCAGGAAAAACTCAGTGAATTAAAAATTTATCCTGATCCAAATGCGGGAGATATAATAAGTTATCTATTTAATAATATCGCAATAGATATTGTTCCAGGAAAAGACGGACTTACTGGCCCAGCAAACAAATGGTACAGCTATGGTTTCAAAGATATCCGTAAAACATTTGCTAAGGATCAGGAAATTCAAATATTTAGTCCTGCTGTTTTTATTGCAACAAAATTTGAGGCTTTTCACAGTCGTGGGAGTGATTTTAGAACCAGTCACGATTTTGAGGATATTATAAACGTACTCAACAACTGTACATACATCGTAGAAGACATAAGCAAAGCTCATAGAGACGTTATTTATTATCTTCAAAACGAATTAAGCGTTATAATGGAAAGTCCTTTAAAAAACGAGTTACTTGCCGCTCATATTCATCCGTTGATACGTGAAGAACGAATAATTATTCTTGAAGAAAAAATTAATAAAATTCTAGCTTTTAGAGTTTAG
- the mce gene encoding methylmalonyl-CoA epimerase, giving the protein MKKIEHIGIAVKSLEASNVLYEKLLGKAPYKTEEVASEGVNTSFFEMGESKIELLEATNASSPIAKFIAKRGEGVHHIAYAVEDIKSEMNRLKKEGFELLNETPKQGADNKWVAFLHPKTTGGVLIELCQDRGIEFKEIN; this is encoded by the coding sequence ATGAAAAAAATAGAACATATAGGAATTGCGGTAAAAAGTCTTGAGGCCTCAAATGTACTTTATGAGAAGTTGCTTGGTAAAGCACCTTATAAGACTGAAGAAGTAGCTTCAGAAGGAGTAAACACCTCTTTTTTTGAAATGGGAGAAAGTAAAATAGAACTGTTAGAAGCAACAAATGCAAGTAGTCCTATAGCAAAATTTATAGCTAAACGAGGAGAAGGTGTACATCATATCGCTTATGCTGTAGAAGATATTAAGTCTGAAATGAATCGTTTAAAAAAAGAAGGTTTTGAATTATTAAATGAAACCCCAAAGCAGGGTGCTGATAATAAATGGGTTGCATTTTTGCATCCTAAAACTACGGGTGGTGTTTTAATAGAATTATGTCAGGATAGAGGTATTGAATTCAAGGAGATCAATTAA
- the rbfA gene encoding 30S ribosome-binding factor RbfA, which produces METNRQKKVGGVLQRDLVDVIQKALAQAGVTGIIVSVSKVGVTTDLSQAKVYMSVFPHDKAAEMLREVKAVKPFIKHEIAQRTRHQLRRMPELQFFIDDSLEYIDGIDKSLKGTEDPIENPDLLPRRKKS; this is translated from the coding sequence ATGGAAACGAACAGGCAGAAAAAAGTAGGTGGCGTTTTGCAGCGCGACCTCGTAGATGTTATACAAAAAGCACTTGCACAGGCAGGTGTTACAGGTATTATAGTATCTGTAAGTAAAGTAGGTGTTACTACAGATTTATCACAAGCTAAAGTATATATGAGTGTTTTTCCTCACGATAAAGCAGCAGAAATGTTGCGCGAGGTAAAAGCGGTTAAGCCGTTTATAAAACACGAGATTGCACAACGTACGCGTCATCAATTACGCCGTATGCCCGAATTACAATTTTTTATTGATGACTCTTTAGAATATATTGACGGTATTGATAAATCATTAAAAGGTACCGAAGATCCTATTGAAAATCCAGATTTATTGCCACGACGCAAAAAATCATAA
- a CDS encoding ABC transporter permease, which translates to MKFPVFIAKRYLFTKSSNNAINIITLISAISIVAGSAALFIVLSGFSGLKDFSLSFSSIFDPDLKVIPASGKTIQFTDKNATDLTAVSGVADFTKIIEERAFLEFRGKNHIAYLKGVDANYMRVNTIDSTLLYGNWITEDEPVAAIGFGISRLLSLGVNNYTDLLRVMVPRPGDGQISDPTQAFNSAQLVVSDIFQVNEELDQKYIFTNLEFVRNLLRYDSTTLSALEIKLDPLADPLAVKKNVEAILGRNVEVKTRFQLNDKLYKMLNAENLAVYLIFTLVLIIALFNLVGSIIMIIIDKKENIKTLHSLGSTLKEIRYIFFLQGAMMTIFGGLAGIILGALIVGAQLQFKLKMITATLAYPMEFTFTNFITVFATISILGILASYLAASTIRPKLIED; encoded by the coding sequence TTGAAATTTCCTGTATTTATCGCAAAACGTTACCTGTTTACAAAGAGCAGCAACAATGCTATAAATATTATTACACTAATTTCTGCGATTAGTATTGTAGCAGGTTCTGCTGCATTGTTTATCGTATTGTCCGGTTTTTCAGGGCTTAAAGATTTTAGTTTATCTTTCTCTTCAATTTTTGATCCTGATTTGAAAGTGATTCCCGCAAGCGGAAAAACAATTCAATTTACAGATAAAAATGCAACAGATTTGACGGCTGTATCCGGTGTTGCAGACTTCACTAAAATTATCGAAGAACGTGCATTTCTAGAATTTAGAGGCAAAAACCATATTGCATATCTTAAAGGGGTTGATGCAAACTATATGCGTGTTAATACTATAGACAGCACGCTACTTTATGGCAATTGGATTACAGAAGACGAACCTGTGGCTGCAATTGGCTTTGGTATTTCTCGTTTACTTTCTCTTGGAGTTAATAATTATACAGATTTGCTAAGGGTAATGGTTCCCAGACCCGGTGACGGCCAAATTTCAGACCCTACCCAAGCCTTTAATAGTGCTCAGTTAGTAGTTTCAGATATTTTTCAAGTTAATGAAGAGCTAGATCAAAAGTATATTTTTACTAATCTTGAGTTTGTACGCAATCTGTTGCGATATGACAGCACCACATTGAGTGCTCTAGAGATTAAGTTAGACCCACTGGCAGACCCGCTAGCCGTTAAGAAAAATGTAGAAGCTATTTTGGGCAGAAACGTTGAAGTAAAAACCCGCTTTCAGCTCAATGACAAATTATACAAGATGCTTAATGCCGAAAATCTGGCGGTTTATCTCATTTTCACTTTAGTGCTCATCATCGCCCTTTTTAATCTGGTAGGTAGCATTATAATGATCATTATCGATAAGAAAGAAAATATTAAAACCTTACACAGTCTGGGTTCTACGCTAAAAGAAATTAGGTATATTTTCTTTTTACAAGGGGCTATGATGACCATTTTTGGAGGTCTTGCCGGTATTATTCTGGGAGCCTTAATTGTAGGTGCTCAACTTCAGTTTAAACTTAAAATGATCACAGCAACGCTTGCCTATCCTATGGAATTTACCTTTACAAATTTCATAACCGTTTTTGCAACGATCTCCATTTTAGGAATATTGGCTTCTTATCTAGCAGCATCTACCATCAGACCCAAGCTTATTGAAGACTAA
- the dusB gene encoding tRNA dihydrouridine synthase DusB yields the protein MSKIGDIDVGDFPLLLAPMEDVSDPPFRALCKEQGADVVFTEFISSEGLIRDAAKSVMKLDIYEKERPVGIQIFGANLESMLQSVEIVEASKPDIIDINFGCPVKKVVSKGAGAGILKDIDLMVSLTEAMVKHTHLPITVKTRLGWDHDSIKIVEVAERLQDVGCKAISIHGRTRAQMYKGSADWRPIAAVKNNSRMHIPVFGNGDVDTPEKAALMRDEYGLDGAMIGRASIGYPWFFKEVKHYFKTGEHLPPPTMQERINAARRHLQMAIDWKGEKLGVFETRRHYTNYFKGIPDFKEYRMKMVTSDDSIDVFAAFDEVEERFSDYVFEH from the coding sequence TTGTCAAAAATAGGAGATATTGATGTAGGAGACTTCCCGTTGCTTTTAGCACCTATGGAAGATGTAAGTGATCCACCGTTTCGCGCATTGTGTAAAGAGCAGGGTGCAGATGTGGTTTTTACTGAATTTATTTCGAGTGAAGGCCTTATTCGGGATGCCGCTAAAAGCGTGATGAAACTCGATATTTACGAGAAAGAACGACCCGTAGGCATTCAGATCTTTGGTGCAAATCTCGAATCGATGTTGCAAAGTGTAGAGATCGTTGAAGCTTCAAAGCCAGATATTATTGACATCAACTTTGGTTGTCCTGTAAAAAAAGTGGTTTCTAAGGGCGCCGGTGCCGGGATTCTAAAAGACATAGACCTTATGGTTTCCCTAACCGAAGCTATGGTTAAGCATACACACCTTCCTATTACCGTAAAAACCCGTTTGGGTTGGGATCACGATTCTATCAAAATTGTGGAGGTTGCAGAACGTTTACAGGATGTGGGCTGCAAGGCGATTTCCATACACGGAAGAACCCGTGCCCAAATGTATAAAGGTAGCGCCGACTGGAGACCTATTGCTGCAGTTAAAAACAATTCAAGAATGCATATTCCTGTTTTTGGGAATGGTGATGTAGACACACCCGAAAAAGCTGCTTTAATGCGTGATGAATATGGTTTAGATGGCGCGATGATAGGCCGTGCTAGCATAGGCTACCCCTGGTTTTTTAAAGAAGTAAAGCATTATTTTAAAACTGGAGAACACTTACCACCTCCTACAATGCAAGAGCGCATAAATGCTGCCCGTAGACATTTACAAATGGCAATAGATTGGAAAGGTGAAAAACTGGGTGTTTTTGAGACGCGTCGTCATTATACTAACTATTTTAAAGGGATTCCTGACTTTAAAGAATACCGAATGAAAATGGTGACCAGTGATGATTCTATAGATGTATTTGCAGCCTTCGATGAGGTTGAAGAGCGTTTTTCAGACTATGTCTTTGAACATTAG
- a CDS encoding outer membrane beta-barrel family protein — protein MRNTILFYIFLAPLALIAQEYDISSKVIDSKKKPVSFANILLLKAADSSFVKGTVSEDDGSFKFSNLEIARYLIKVSFVGYKDFYSTPIDVKDASILPPFTLQDSAEFLDEVTITAKRPVIQRKIDRLVFDVENTAISSGSTYDILKRTPGVIINQDQILVKNRPAQIYINDRKVYLTSQELQQLLEGFAGVNVKSVEVITTPPAKYDAEGGAILNIITSKNLSIGYKGSINASNTVGIVPKYAVGTSQYYKTDWLNAYASYTFNSRFDTKTDEGFVQFYNPDGSEKATWEDLFKRDTRTFSHSLNTILDFTLSETELLSFSANILHTPKADSDISGRTETYNPQGQLDSLYTTQSLLENDRDNLIFSLNYDKELGENGAKLTTIANYIDYTDNQIQSVNTRYFSNQGNLLNANAFNTIPTQNSQIYTGQLDYTGSLENWAIETGVKYSGINSESRQEFFNTAGNVSDSDAILNDNFDYTENIYASYFSFSRDWDKWSFKGGLRGEYTAANGDSRTLGVVNTQEYLELFPTVYITNNPSENHSFSLTYNRRIDRPRFQSLNPFRYFLNENNFQEGDPNIQPAIANRIQFNYTFKNKLSIDLYWDRIDNAMSRLPFQDNQDLTLRSVNTNLNYERQFSFDITYSEFVTNWMWMSVESSFYNMENEFKALESQVDNVKKNINGVYLRTLNYLIIDQSLTATVTNYFMSNILAGSYEYDRPQYALSLDLQKAFMNGRLTATFSTEDIFNTMNIPLTSKYGNQNNTFFAMPESQKIRLGLRYKFGNFKLSDNSRDINTEEEKRLTKQ, from the coding sequence ATGCGGAACACAATTCTATTCTACATATTTCTTGCTCCTTTGGCACTAATTGCACAGGAGTACGATATCTCTTCTAAAGTCATTGATTCTAAGAAGAAACCGGTCTCCTTTGCAAATATCTTATTGCTTAAAGCAGCAGATTCTAGCTTTGTAAAAGGGACAGTAAGTGAAGATGATGGTTCTTTTAAATTCTCAAATTTAGAGATAGCCCGCTACTTAATAAAAGTAAGTTTTGTAGGCTATAAAGATTTTTACAGCACTCCTATTGATGTTAAAGACGCTAGTATTCTTCCTCCTTTTACATTACAAGACAGTGCAGAATTTCTGGATGAAGTTACCATTACAGCAAAAAGACCAGTAATACAACGCAAGATTGATCGGCTGGTGTTTGATGTAGAAAATACTGCAATTTCTTCGGGGTCAACATACGATATTCTAAAGCGTACGCCCGGAGTTATTATAAATCAAGATCAGATTTTAGTGAAAAACAGGCCGGCACAGATTTATATAAATGACCGAAAAGTTTATTTAACAAGTCAAGAATTGCAGCAATTGCTTGAAGGTTTTGCCGGAGTCAATGTAAAATCTGTGGAAGTTATAACTACACCACCGGCAAAATACGATGCAGAAGGCGGTGCGATTTTAAATATCATTACTTCAAAAAATCTTTCAATAGGGTATAAAGGAAGTATTAATGCTTCAAACACCGTGGGTATTGTTCCTAAATATGCCGTAGGAACAAGCCAATATTACAAAACCGACTGGTTAAATGCATATGCCAGTTATACCTTTAATTCACGTTTTGATACTAAAACCGATGAGGGGTTTGTACAATTTTATAACCCCGATGGAAGCGAAAAAGCAACCTGGGAAGATTTATTTAAACGCGATACCCGTACATTTTCACATAGCCTAAATACTATTTTAGATTTCACGTTAAGTGAAACCGAATTACTAAGCTTTAGCGCTAATATCTTACATACGCCTAAAGCAGATTCAGATATTAGCGGTAGAACAGAAACGTATAATCCGCAAGGACAGCTTGATTCTTTATATACCACACAAAGCCTACTTGAGAATGACCGTGATAATTTGATCTTTAGTTTAAACTACGATAAAGAACTGGGAGAAAATGGTGCGAAGTTAACTACGATTGCAAACTATATTGATTACACAGACAATCAAATTCAATCTGTAAACACGCGTTATTTTTCTAACCAGGGAAACCTTTTAAATGCAAATGCGTTCAATACCATACCTACTCAAAATTCTCAAATTTATACAGGACAGTTAGATTATACCGGAAGCTTAGAAAATTGGGCAATTGAAACCGGAGTAAAATATTCAGGAATTAACTCTGAAAGTAGACAGGAATTTTTCAATACTGCCGGAAATGTGAGTGATTCTGATGCTATTTTAAATGATAATTTTGATTATACCGAAAATATATACGCTTCTTATTTCAGCTTTTCTAGAGATTGGGATAAATGGAGTTTTAAAGGCGGTTTACGAGGAGAATATACAGCTGCAAATGGCGACTCACGAACATTGGGAGTTGTAAACACACAAGAATATCTCGAGTTGTTTCCTACTGTTTACATAACTAACAACCCGTCTGAAAATCATTCTTTTAGTTTGACCTATAACCGAAGAATTGATCGGCCGCGTTTTCAGAGCTTGAATCCTTTTAGATATTTCTTAAATGAAAATAATTTTCAGGAAGGAGATCCTAATATTCAGCCTGCAATAGCTAATAGAATTCAATTTAATTATACGTTTAAAAATAAGTTGAGTATTGATCTATATTGGGATCGTATAGATAATGCGATGAGCCGTTTACCTTTTCAGGATAATCAGGATTTGACCTTAAGAAGTGTGAATACTAATCTCAATTATGAGCGACAATTCAGCTTTGATATTACGTATTCTGAATTTGTTACCAATTGGATGTGGATGAGTGTCGAATCTTCCTTTTATAATATGGAAAACGAATTTAAAGCACTCGAAAGTCAGGTCGATAACGTGAAAAAGAATATTAATGGTGTTTATTTACGAACCCTGAATTATTTAATAATAGATCAATCGCTTACCGCAACAGTTACAAATTATTTTATGTCAAATATTCTGGCCGGTTCTTATGAATACGATCGCCCGCAGTATGCTTTAAGTCTTGATCTACAGAAGGCCTTTATGAATGGGAGGTTAACGGCGACTTTTAGTACTGAAGATATATTTAATACGATGAATATCCCGCTTACTTCAAAATATGGGAATCAAAACAATACTTTCTTCGCAATGCCAGAATCTCAAAAGATTCGGCTAGGACTGCGCTACAAATTTGGGAATTTCAAGTTAAGCGACAACAGCAGAGATATTAATACTGAAGAAGAAAAGCGCTTAACAAAACAATAG
- the lepA gene encoding translation elongation factor 4 translates to MKNIRNFCIIAHIDHGKSTLADRLLDATGSVTAREKQEQLLDSMDLERERGITIKSHAIQMDYVHNGEPYILNLIDTPGHVDFSYEVSRSIAACEGALLIVDAAQSIQAQTISNLYLALENDLEIIPVLNKVDLPSANPEEVTDDIVDLLGCKHEDVIPASAKTGLGIQEILNAIIERIPPPKGVVDEPLQALIFDSVYNPFRGVETYFRVLNGEIKKGQNIKFMATGKTYFADEVGTLNLKQTPKKVIKTGDVGYLITGIKEAKEVKVGDTITDAKTPTTNMIEGFEDVKPMVFAGIYPVDTEDYEDLRSSMEKLQLNDASLVFVPESSAALGFGFRCGFLGMLHLEIIQERLEREFDMTVITTVPNVSYHAYTIKNRDTPILVNNPSDLPDPSGIDRVEEPFIKASIITKADFVGPVMSLCIEKRGQITNQTYLTPERVELSFDMPLAEIVFDFYDRLKTVSKGYASFDYTPIGMRASHLVKVDVLLNANVVDALSALLHRDNAYDIGKRICEKLKELIPRQQFDIPIQAAIGAKVIARETVKALRKDVTAKCYGGDISRKRKLLEKQKKGKKRMRQVGNVEIPQEAFMAVLKLND, encoded by the coding sequence ATGAAGAACATTCGCAATTTTTGCATTATAGCTCACATTGATCACGGTAAAAGTACCCTTGCAGATCGTTTACTCGACGCTACGGGTTCTGTTACAGCACGTGAAAAACAAGAGCAACTTTTAGATAGTATGGATCTTGAGCGTGAACGTGGTATCACCATTAAATCGCACGCTATACAGATGGATTATGTACATAACGGTGAGCCCTATATACTTAATCTTATTGACACTCCAGGTCACGTAGATTTCTCATATGAGGTATCTCGTAGTATTGCTGCCTGCGAAGGCGCTTTGCTAATTGTTGATGCAGCTCAAAGTATACAGGCACAAACTATTTCTAACCTATATCTGGCTTTAGAAAATGATCTTGAGATTATACCTGTTTTAAATAAAGTTGATTTACCCAGCGCAAATCCAGAGGAAGTTACAGACGATATTGTAGATCTTTTAGGTTGTAAACATGAAGATGTAATTCCTGCAAGTGCAAAGACAGGTTTGGGAATTCAGGAAATTTTAAATGCAATTATTGAACGTATACCTCCTCCTAAAGGTGTGGTAGATGAACCGTTACAAGCACTTATTTTTGATTCGGTTTACAATCCTTTTAGAGGGGTTGAAACCTATTTTAGAGTTTTAAACGGGGAAATTAAAAAAGGCCAAAACATCAAGTTTATGGCTACCGGTAAAACTTACTTTGCAGATGAAGTAGGAACGCTTAATCTTAAACAGACTCCTAAAAAAGTAATTAAAACAGGAGATGTAGGTTACCTTATTACCGGTATTAAAGAAGCAAAAGAAGTAAAGGTAGGGGATACTATTACAGATGCAAAGACGCCTACTACAAATATGATTGAAGGTTTTGAAGATGTGAAACCTATGGTATTTGCAGGTATTTATCCTGTAGATACTGAAGATTATGAAGATTTACGCTCTTCTATGGAAAAACTGCAGTTAAATGATGCTTCTTTAGTATTTGTACCGGAAAGTTCTGCTGCTCTTGGTTTTGGTTTTAGATGTGGGTTTTTAGGAATGTTGCATCTTGAAATCATACAGGAACGTTTAGAGCGTGAGTTTGATATGACTGTAATCACTACAGTACCTAACGTATCCTACCATGCATACACAATTAAAAACAGAGATACGCCTATCTTAGTTAATAACCCTTCAGATTTACCAGACCCTTCTGGGATAGATCGCGTTGAAGAACCATTTATAAAGGCTTCTATAATTACTAAAGCAGATTTTGTAGGACCTGTAATGTCTCTATGTATTGAGAAGCGGGGTCAGATTACAAATCAAACTTATTTAACTCCAGAGCGTGTTGAATTGTCTTTTGATATGCCGCTTGCTGAAATCGTTTTTGACTTCTACGATCGTCTTAAAACGGTTTCAAAAGGATACGCTTCTTTTGATTATACACCTATAGGTATGCGTGCATCACATCTGGTTAAGGTAGATGTATTGTTAAATGCGAATGTAGTAGATGCACTATCTGCACTTTTACACCGTGACAATGCCTACGATATAGGTAAACGAATTTGTGAGAAATTAAAAGAGCTAATACCACGCCAGCAGTTTGATATACCTATACAAGCTGCAATAGGGGCTAAAGTTATTGCAAGAGAAACGGTAAAGGCTTTACG